A window of the Streptomyces griseochromogenes genome harbors these coding sequences:
- a CDS encoding SigE family RNA polymerase sigma factor has product MNTLHSISTSAVVTRLHDVHRGSEKSGAVSGRGCARGAGRQHAGYMTVVDAYTGESHGGSAYREDSGERRSLTEAEFTAYVQERRASLYATAYHLTGDRFEAEDLLQSALFSTYKAWERISDKAAVGGYLRRTMTNLHISAWRRRKLNEYPTEELPETPGETDAMRGTELRAVLWQALARLPELQRTMLVLRYYEGRTDPEIAEILGISVGTVKSSIWRSLRRLREDEVLSFGRDEENAFGELVA; this is encoded by the coding sequence ATGAACACGCTGCACAGCATCAGCACCAGCGCAGTGGTCACGCGTCTGCACGACGTGCACCGGGGTTCCGAGAAGTCCGGCGCCGTGAGCGGGCGGGGGTGCGCTCGCGGCGCCGGACGTCAGCACGCCGGATACATGACGGTGGTTGACGCGTACACGGGGGAATCGCACGGGGGATCCGCGTACAGGGAGGACTCGGGGGAGCGCCGTTCGCTGACCGAGGCGGAGTTCACCGCCTACGTCCAGGAGCGCCGCGCCTCCCTGTACGCCACCGCCTACCACCTGACCGGCGACCGCTTCGAGGCCGAGGACCTGCTGCAGAGCGCGCTGTTCTCGACGTACAAGGCGTGGGAGCGGATCAGCGACAAGGCGGCGGTCGGCGGCTACCTGCGCCGCACCATGACCAACCTGCACATCAGCGCCTGGCGGCGCCGCAAGCTCAACGAGTACCCGACCGAGGAACTGCCGGAGACGCCCGGCGAGACGGACGCGATGCGCGGCACCGAGCTGCGCGCGGTCCTGTGGCAGGCGCTGGCCCGGCTGCCCGAACTCCAGCGCACCATGCTGGTCCTGCGCTACTACGAGGGCCGTACGGACCCGGAGATCGCGGAGATCCTCGGCATCAGTGTCGGCACGGTGAAGTCCAGCATCTGGCGGTCGCTCCGCCGGCTGCGCGAGGACGAGGTCCTCAGCTTCGGCCGTGACGAGGAGAACGCCTTCGGCGAACTGGTCGCCTGA
- a CDS encoding gamma-glutamylcyclotransferase gives MSLYAAYGCNLDAGLMSGRAPHSPLRATGWLNGWRLTFGGEQLGWEGALATIVEQPGAQVFVGLYDIAPMDEESLDRWEGVSLGIYRRVRVRAHTLDGEESAWAYVLNGYEGGLPSARYLGEIADAAESAGAPHDYVMELRKRPC, from the coding sequence ATGTCGCTCTATGCCGCGTACGGCTGCAACCTGGATGCGGGGCTGATGTCCGGCCGCGCCCCGCACTCCCCCCTGCGCGCCACCGGCTGGCTGAACGGCTGGCGGCTGACCTTCGGCGGCGAGCAGCTGGGCTGGGAAGGCGCGCTGGCGACGATCGTCGAGCAGCCCGGGGCCCAGGTCTTCGTCGGCCTGTACGACATAGCGCCCATGGACGAGGAGTCCCTGGACCGGTGGGAGGGCGTGAGCCTCGGCATCTACCGGCGCGTCCGGGTGCGCGCGCACACCCTGGACGGCGAGGAGTCCGCCTGGGCCTACGTCCTGAACGGCTACGAGGGCGGGCTGCCCTCGGCCCGGTACCTCGGGGAGATCGCCGACGCCGCCGAGTCGGCGGGGGCGCCGCACGACTATGTGATGGAACTCCGCAAGCGCCCCTGCTGA
- the deoC gene encoding deoxyribose-phosphate aldolase, translated as MPTTAPTAHALADVTASDSTLRRFLHGLPGVDAVGLEARAASLGTRSIKTTAKAYAIDLAISMVDLTTLEGADTPGKVRALGAKAVHPDPTDRTTPTTAAVCVYPDMVAVAKEAVAGSGVKVASVATAFPAGRAALDVKLADVRDAVAAGADEIDMVIDRGAFLSGKYLKVYDEIVAVKEACGTSARLKVIFETGELSTYDNIRRASWLGMLAGADFIKTSTGKVAVNATPANTLLMLEAVRDFRAQTGVQIGVKPAGGIRTSKDAIKFLVLVNETAGADWLDNHWFRFGASSLLNDLLMQRQKLATGRYSGPDYVTVD; from the coding sequence ATGCCCACCACTGCACCCACAGCACATGCTCTCGCTGACGTCACCGCGTCCGACAGCACGCTGCGCCGCTTCCTCCACGGGCTGCCCGGCGTCGACGCGGTCGGCCTGGAGGCGCGCGCCGCGTCTCTCGGCACCCGTTCCATCAAGACCACCGCGAAGGCGTACGCCATCGACCTCGCCATCTCGATGGTCGACCTGACGACGCTGGAAGGCGCGGACACCCCGGGCAAGGTCCGGGCGCTCGGCGCCAAGGCGGTCCACCCGGACCCGACGGACCGGACGACCCCCACCACGGCGGCCGTCTGCGTCTACCCCGACATGGTGGCCGTCGCCAAGGAGGCCGTCGCCGGCTCCGGCGTGAAGGTCGCCTCGGTCGCCACCGCCTTCCCGGCCGGCCGCGCCGCCCTCGACGTCAAGCTGGCCGACGTCCGTGACGCCGTCGCCGCGGGCGCCGACGAGATCGACATGGTCATCGACCGGGGCGCGTTCCTCTCGGGCAAGTACCTGAAGGTGTACGACGAGATCGTCGCCGTGAAGGAGGCCTGCGGGACGAGCGCCCGGCTGAAGGTCATCTTCGAGACCGGCGAGCTGTCGACGTACGACAACATCCGCCGGGCGAGCTGGCTGGGCATGCTGGCGGGCGCGGACTTCATCAAGACGTCGACCGGCAAGGTCGCCGTCAACGCGACCCCCGCCAACACCCTCCTCATGCTGGAGGCGGTGCGCGACTTCCGCGCCCAGACCGGCGTCCAGATCGGCGTGAAGCCCGCGGGCGGCATCCGTACCAGCAAGGACGCGATCAAGTTCCTGGTCCTGGTCAACGAGACCGCGGGCGCGGACTGGCTGGACAACCACTGGTTCCGCTTCGGCGCCTCCTCGCTCCTGAACGACCTGCTGATGCAGCGCCAGAAGCTGGCCACCGGCCGCTACTCCGGCCCCGACTACGTGACGGTGGACTGA
- a CDS encoding aldehyde dehydrogenase family protein gives MSEKTEKTDLRLSVFKTYKLYVGGKFPRSESGRVYEVTDSKGKWLANAPLSSRKDARDAAVAARKAFGGWSGATAYNRGQILYRIAEMLEGRKEQFVREVADAEGLSKAKAAAVVDAAIDRWVWYAGWTDKIAQVVGGGNPVAGPFFNLSSPEPTGVVAVLAPQESSFLGLVSVIAPVIATGNTAVVVTSEKAPLPALSLGEVLATSDLPGGVVNVLSGRAAEIAAPLAAHQDVNAIDLAGADEALAKELEIAAADNLKRVLRPQAVDNWSEAPGTERMTAFLETKTVWHPTGSLGASGSSY, from the coding sequence ATGTCTGAGAAGACGGAAAAGACCGACCTGCGACTTTCGGTCTTCAAGACCTACAAGCTGTACGTCGGCGGGAAGTTCCCGCGTTCCGAGAGCGGCCGGGTGTACGAGGTGACCGACTCCAAGGGCAAGTGGCTGGCGAACGCGCCCCTCTCCTCCCGCAAGGACGCCCGTGACGCGGCGGTCGCCGCCCGCAAGGCGTTCGGCGGCTGGTCCGGCGCGACGGCGTACAACCGCGGCCAGATCCTCTACCGCATCGCGGAGATGCTGGAGGGCCGCAAGGAGCAGTTCGTCCGCGAGGTCGCCGACGCCGAGGGCCTGTCGAAGGCGAAGGCCGCCGCGGTCGTGGACGCCGCGATCGACCGCTGGGTCTGGTACGCGGGCTGGACCGACAAGATCGCCCAGGTCGTGGGCGGCGGGAACCCGGTCGCGGGCCCGTTCTTCAACCTGTCCTCCCCCGAGCCGACAGGTGTGGTCGCCGTGCTGGCGCCGCAGGAGTCGTCCTTCCTCGGCCTGGTCTCGGTGATCGCCCCGGTGATCGCGACCGGCAACACGGCGGTCGTCGTGACGTCCGAGAAGGCCCCGCTGCCCGCCCTGTCCCTGGGCGAGGTCCTGGCCACCTCCGACCTGCCCGGCGGTGTCGTCAACGTCCTGTCCGGCCGTGCGGCGGAGATCGCGGCGCCCCTGGCCGCGCACCAGGACGTCAACGCGATCGACCTCGCGGGCGCCGACGAGGCGCTGGCGAAGGAGCTGGAGATCGCCGCCGCGGACAACCTGAAGCGGGTGCTTCGTCCACAGGCTGTGGACAACTGGTCCGAGGCTCCGGGCACCGAGCGCATGACGGCGTTCCTGGAGACGAAGACGGTCTGGCACCCGACGGGTTCGCTGGGCGCGTCCGGCTCGTCGTACTGA
- a CDS encoding PH domain-containing protein: protein MTTPDHQSPAPQPPVPAAKDRIYRSPLALVAGVLLLALVGWLGFDALFHGSGRTPWLALAGLILIVPLVIAFTLRPAVYANDERLRLRNPFRVITVPWGEIASLRSGYTNEVVTKSGAKYQLWAVPVSLRARKKAARRQARVESATRGGGRGVLGGRPGGLGLGGFGGFGDADASTGPTRAETDKIMDDLREMLERHGETEQAQGEVSVRWGYEVAVPAVAGAVLLAILLATG, encoded by the coding sequence ATGACGACCCCGGACCACCAGTCACCCGCGCCACAGCCTCCGGTGCCCGCCGCCAAGGACCGGATCTACCGTTCGCCGCTGGCGCTGGTGGCCGGCGTGCTGCTGCTCGCGCTCGTCGGCTGGCTGGGCTTCGACGCGCTGTTCCACGGCAGCGGGCGCACACCCTGGCTCGCGCTCGCCGGGCTCATCCTGATCGTGCCGCTGGTGATCGCCTTCACGCTGCGCCCGGCCGTCTACGCGAACGACGAGCGGCTGCGGCTCCGCAACCCCTTCCGGGTGATCACCGTGCCCTGGGGCGAGATCGCCTCCCTGCGCTCCGGATACACCAACGAGGTCGTCACCAAGTCCGGCGCCAAGTACCAGCTGTGGGCCGTCCCCGTCTCGCTGCGCGCCCGCAAGAAGGCGGCACGCCGGCAGGCGCGGGTGGAATCCGCCACGAGAGGCGGCGGGCGCGGGGTGCTCGGCGGGCGGCCCGGGGGGCTGGGCCTGGGCGGGTTCGGAGGGTTCGGGGACGCCGACGCCTCCACCGGTCCGACGCGCGCCGAGACCGACAAGATCATGGACGACCTGCGGGAGATGCTGGAGCGGCACGGCGAGACGGAGCAGGCGCAGGGGGAGGTCAGCGTGCGCTGGGGGTACGAGGTGGCCGTGCCCGCGGTGGCCGGGGCGGTGCTGCTGGCGATCCTGCTGGCCACCGGCTGA
- the afsQ1 gene encoding two-component system response regulator AfsQ1: protein MPSLLLIEDDDAIRTALELSLTRQGHRVATAASGEDGLKLLREQRPDLIVLDVMLPGIDGFEVCRRIRRTDQLPIILLTARSDDIDVVVGLESGADDYVVKPVQGRVLDARIRAVLRRGERESSDSATFGSLVIDRSAMTVTKNGEDLQLTPTELRLLLELSRRPGQALSRQQLLRLVWEHDYLGDSRLVDACVQRLRAKVEDVPSSPTLIRTVRGVGYRLDTPQ from the coding sequence GTGCCTTCCCTGTTGCTGATCGAGGACGACGACGCCATCCGCACGGCCCTGGAGCTCTCTCTGACGCGCCAGGGCCACCGGGTGGCCACCGCTGCCAGCGGTGAGGACGGTCTGAAGCTGCTGCGCGAACAGCGGCCGGATCTGATCGTGCTGGACGTGATGCTGCCCGGCATCGACGGGTTCGAGGTGTGCCGGCGCATCCGGCGCACCGACCAGCTGCCGATCATCCTGCTGACCGCCCGCAGCGATGACATCGACGTGGTGGTCGGACTGGAGTCCGGTGCCGACGACTACGTCGTCAAGCCGGTGCAGGGCCGGGTGCTGGACGCCCGGATCCGCGCCGTGCTGCGGCGCGGGGAGCGCGAGTCCAGCGACTCGGCGACCTTCGGGAGCCTCGTCATCGACCGGTCGGCGATGACCGTGACGAAGAACGGCGAGGACCTGCAGCTGACGCCGACCGAGCTGAGGCTGCTGCTGGAGCTGAGCCGGCGGCCCGGCCAGGCGCTGTCGCGCCAGCAGCTGCTGCGGCTGGTGTGGGAGCACGACTACCTGGGCGACTCGCGCCTGGTGGACGCGTGCGTACAGCGGCTGCGCGCCAAGGTGGAGGACGTGCCCTCGTCCCCGACCCTGATCCGTACCGTCCGTGGTGTCGGCTACCGCCTGGACACTCCTCAGTGA
- a CDS encoding NAD(P)H-quinone dehydrogenase: MEYVTRIVIIGGGPGGYEAALVAAQLGAEVTVVDCDGLGGASVLTDCVPSKTLIATAEVMTTFDSSYEELGIIVADDTPPLEQAARVVGVDLGKVNRRVKRLALAQSHDITASVTRAGARVLRGRGRLDGMQGLDGSRKVVVTAADGTEEILTADAVLIATGGHPRELPDAQPDGERILNWTQVYDLTELPEELIVVGSGVTGAEFAGAYQALGSKVTLVSSRDRVLPGEDPDAAAVLEDVFRRRGMNVMARSRAQSAKRVGDRVEVTLADGRVITGSHCLMAVGAIPNSAGLGLEEAGVKLRESGHIWTDKVSRTTAPGVYAAGDVTGVFALASVAAMQGRIAMYHFLGDAVAPLNLKTVSSNVFTDPEIATVGYTQADVDGGKIDARVVKLPLLRNPRAKMQGIRDGFVKIFCRPGTGIVVGGVVVSPRASELIHPISIAVDNNLTVEQIANAFTVYPSLSGSIAEVARQLHTRKAGGEV; encoded by the coding sequence ATGGAGTACGTGACTCGGATCGTGATCATCGGTGGCGGACCCGGCGGATACGAAGCGGCGCTGGTGGCCGCCCAGCTCGGCGCGGAGGTGACCGTCGTCGACTGCGACGGTCTGGGCGGAGCGTCGGTACTGACCGACTGCGTGCCGTCGAAGACCCTTATCGCTACGGCCGAGGTGATGACCACCTTCGACTCCTCCTACGAGGAGCTGGGCATCATCGTGGCCGACGACACCCCGCCGCTGGAGCAGGCGGCCCGGGTGGTGGGCGTGGACCTCGGGAAGGTCAACCGGCGTGTGAAGCGCCTCGCGCTCGCCCAGTCGCACGACATCACCGCCTCCGTCACCCGCGCCGGCGCCCGGGTCCTGCGCGGCCGCGGCCGGCTCGACGGCATGCAGGGCCTCGACGGCTCCCGCAAGGTCGTCGTCACCGCCGCCGACGGCACCGAGGAGATCCTCACCGCCGACGCCGTCCTCATCGCCACCGGCGGCCACCCGCGCGAGCTGCCCGACGCCCAGCCCGACGGCGAGCGCATCCTGAACTGGACCCAGGTCTACGACCTCACCGAGCTGCCGGAAGAGCTGATCGTGGTCGGCTCGGGTGTGACCGGTGCCGAGTTCGCCGGTGCCTATCAGGCCCTGGGGTCCAAGGTCACGCTCGTGTCGTCGCGGGATCGCGTGCTGCCGGGCGAGGACCCCGACGCCGCCGCCGTCCTGGAGGACGTCTTCCGGCGCCGCGGCATGAACGTCATGGCCCGCTCCCGCGCGCAGTCCGCCAAGCGGGTCGGCGACCGGGTGGAGGTGACGCTGGCCGACGGGCGCGTCATCACCGGCTCGCACTGCCTCATGGCTGTCGGCGCCATCCCGAACAGCGCGGGGCTCGGCCTGGAGGAGGCCGGCGTCAAGCTGCGCGAGTCGGGTCACATCTGGACCGACAAGGTGTCGAGGACGACGGCTCCGGGCGTGTACGCGGCCGGTGACGTGACCGGTGTCTTCGCCCTCGCGTCCGTCGCCGCCATGCAGGGACGTATCGCCATGTACCACTTCCTCGGCGACGCGGTGGCCCCGCTGAACCTCAAGACGGTGTCGTCCAACGTCTTCACCGACCCCGAGATCGCCACCGTCGGCTACACCCAGGCCGATGTCGACGGGGGCAAGATCGACGCGCGCGTCGTCAAGCTCCCCCTGCTGCGCAATCCGCGCGCCAAGATGCAGGGCATCCGGGACGGCTTCGTGAAGATCTTCTGCCGTCCGGGCACCGGGATCGTCGTCGGCGGTGTGGTCGTCTCGCCGCGCGCCTCGGAACTGATCCACCCCATCTCGATCGCCGTCGACAACAATCTGACGGTCGAACAGATCGCGAACGCATTCACGGTGTACCCCTCCCTTTCGGGGTCGATCGCGGAGGTGGCGCGCCAGCTCCACACCCGCAAGGCGGGCGGCGAGGTCTGA
- a CDS encoding phospho-sugar mutase, with protein MHDDLIARAKAWLAEDPDQETRDELAELIDAGDITELSARFSGTLQFGTAGLRGELGAGPMRMNRGVVIRAAAGLAAYLKKNEPRRGDAGAGLVVIGYDARHKSADFARDTAAVMIGAGLRAAVLPRPLPTPVLAFAIRHLGAVAGVEVTASHNPPRDNGYKVYLGDGSQIVPPADAEIAAEIDAIASLNDVPRPDTGWETLDDTVLDAYLARTDEVLAPGSPRTARTVYTAMHGVGRDVLLAAFARAGFPAPVLVAEQADPDPDFPTVAFPNPEEPGAMDLAFAQARTTDPDLVIANDPDADRCAVAVKAGDAWRMLRGDEVGALLAAHLVARGATGTFAESIVSSSLLGRIAEKAGLPYEETLTGFKWIARVEGLRYGYEEALGYCVDPEGVRDKDGITAALLITELASVLKEQGRTLLDLLDDLAVEHGLHATDQLSVRVQDLSVIADAMRRLREQPPTELAGLRVVRAEDLTRGTDTLPPTDGLRYTLDGARVIVRPSGTEPKLKCYLEVVVPVAAHAGLPAARAKADELLTALKRDLSAAAGI; from the coding sequence GTGCACGACGATCTCATCGCCCGGGCCAAGGCGTGGCTCGCCGAGGACCCGGACCAGGAAACCCGCGACGAACTGGCCGAGCTGATCGACGCCGGTGACATCACGGAACTGTCGGCCCGGTTCAGCGGCACGCTGCAGTTCGGCACCGCCGGCCTGCGAGGCGAACTCGGCGCCGGCCCGATGCGCATGAACCGCGGCGTCGTCATCCGCGCCGCCGCCGGCCTCGCCGCCTACCTGAAGAAGAACGAGCCCCGCCGGGGGGACGCAGGCGCCGGACTCGTCGTCATCGGATACGACGCCCGCCACAAGTCCGCCGACTTCGCCCGCGACACCGCCGCCGTCATGATCGGCGCCGGCCTGCGTGCGGCCGTACTCCCCCGCCCCCTCCCCACCCCCGTCCTGGCCTTCGCGATAAGGCACCTGGGCGCGGTCGCGGGCGTGGAGGTCACCGCCAGCCACAATCCGCCCCGCGACAACGGCTACAAGGTGTACCTCGGCGACGGCTCCCAGATCGTCCCGCCCGCCGACGCGGAGATCGCCGCCGAGATCGACGCGATCGCCTCCCTGAACGACGTCCCCCGCCCGGACACCGGCTGGGAGACCCTGGACGACACGGTCCTGGACGCCTACCTGGCCCGTACCGACGAGGTCCTCGCCCCCGGCTCCCCCCGCACCGCCCGCACGGTCTACACGGCGATGCACGGCGTCGGCCGCGACGTCCTGCTGGCCGCCTTCGCCCGGGCCGGCTTCCCCGCGCCGGTACTGGTCGCCGAGCAGGCCGACCCGGACCCGGACTTCCCGACGGTGGCCTTCCCCAACCCGGAGGAGCCGGGCGCCATGGACCTGGCGTTCGCCCAGGCCCGTACGACCGACCCGGACCTGGTCATCGCCAACGACCCCGACGCCGACCGCTGCGCCGTGGCCGTCAAGGCCGGGGACGCCTGGCGGATGCTGCGCGGCGACGAGGTCGGCGCGCTGCTCGCCGCCCACCTGGTGGCCCGCGGCGCCACCGGCACCTTCGCGGAGTCGATCGTCTCCTCCTCCCTCCTCGGCCGCATCGCCGAGAAGGCGGGCCTGCCGTACGAGGAGACCCTCACCGGCTTCAAGTGGATCGCCCGCGTGGAGGGCCTGCGCTACGGCTACGAGGAGGCCCTCGGCTACTGCGTGGACCCCGAGGGCGTACGCGACAAGGACGGCATCACGGCCGCGCTTCTGATCACGGAGCTGGCCTCCGTCCTCAAGGAGCAGGGCCGCACCCTCCTCGACCTGCTCGACGACCTCGCCGTGGAGCACGGCCTGCACGCCACGGACCAGCTGTCGGTCCGCGTGCAGGATCTCTCCGTCATCGCGGACGCGATGCGCCGCCTGCGCGAACAGCCCCCGACCGAGCTGGCGGGCCTGCGGGTCGTCCGCGCCGAGGACCTCACCCGGGGCACGGACACGCTCCCGCCCACCGACGGCCTGCGCTACACGCTCGACGGCGCCCGCGTCATCGTCCGCCCCAGCGGCACCGAGCCCAAGCTGAAGTGCTACCTGGAGGTTGTCGTCCCGGTCGCCGCACACGCCGGGCTCCCGGCGGCCCGTGCGAAGGCCGACGAACTGCTGACCGCGCTGAAGCGGGACCTGTCGGCGGCGGCCGGCATCTGA
- a CDS encoding aldehyde dehydrogenase family protein — protein MASVFEYAPAPESRSVVDIAPSYGLFIDGEFAEAADGKVFKTVSPSTEEVLSEVAQAGEADVERAVKAARKAFEKWSALPGSERAKYLFRIARIIQERSRELAVLETLDNGKPIKETRDADLPLVAAHFFYYAGWADKLDHAGYGANPRPLGVAGQVIPWNFPLLMLAWKIAPALATGNTVVLKPAETTPLSALFFADICRQAGLPKGVVNILPGYGDTGAALVAHPDVNKVAFTGSTAVGKEIARTVAGTRKKLTLELGGKGANIVFDDAPIDQAVEGIVTGIFFNQGQVCCAGSRLLVQESIHDELLDSLKRRLSTLRLGDPLDKNTDIGAINSAEQLARITALAEQGEAEGAERWSPACDLPGSGYWFAPTLFTNVTQAHTVARDEIFGPVLSVLTFRTPDEAVAKANNTQYGLSAGIWTEKGSRILAVASKLRAGVIWSNTFNKFDPTSPFGGYKESGFGREGGRHGLEAYLDV, from the coding sequence ATGGCTTCCGTATTCGAGTACGCCCCGGCGCCCGAGTCCCGCTCCGTCGTCGACATCGCCCCTTCCTACGGCCTCTTCATCGACGGCGAGTTCGCCGAGGCGGCCGACGGCAAGGTCTTCAAGACCGTCTCGCCGTCCACCGAGGAGGTCCTCTCCGAGGTCGCCCAGGCCGGTGAGGCGGACGTCGAGCGCGCGGTGAAGGCCGCCCGCAAGGCGTTCGAGAAGTGGTCGGCGCTGCCCGGCTCCGAGCGCGCCAAGTACCTCTTCCGCATCGCCCGCATCATCCAGGAGCGCAGCCGCGAGCTGGCCGTCCTGGAGACGCTGGACAACGGCAAGCCGATCAAGGAGACCCGCGACGCGGACCTCCCGCTGGTCGCCGCGCACTTCTTCTACTACGCGGGCTGGGCCGACAAGCTCGACCACGCCGGTTACGGCGCGAACCCGCGGCCGCTGGGCGTGGCCGGCCAGGTCATCCCCTGGAACTTCCCGCTCCTGATGCTGGCGTGGAAGATCGCCCCGGCCCTCGCGACCGGCAACACGGTCGTCCTCAAGCCCGCCGAGACGACCCCTCTGTCCGCCCTGTTCTTCGCGGACATCTGCCGCCAGGCGGGCCTGCCCAAGGGTGTCGTCAACATCCTTCCGGGCTACGGCGACACGGGCGCGGCCCTCGTCGCGCACCCGGACGTGAACAAGGTCGCCTTCACCGGCTCCACGGCCGTGGGCAAGGAGATCGCGCGGACCGTCGCGGGCACCCGCAAGAAGCTCACCCTCGAACTGGGCGGCAAGGGCGCCAACATCGTCTTCGACGACGCCCCGATCGACCAGGCCGTCGAGGGCATCGTGACCGGCATCTTCTTCAACCAGGGCCAGGTCTGCTGCGCGGGCAGCCGCCTGCTGGTGCAGGAGTCGATCCACGACGAGCTGCTCGACTCCCTCAAGCGCAGGCTCTCGACGCTGCGCCTCGGCGACCCGCTCGACAAGAACACCGACATCGGCGCGATCAACTCCGCCGAGCAGCTGGCCCGGATCACCGCGCTGGCCGAGCAGGGCGAGGCGGAGGGCGCCGAGCGCTGGTCCCCGGCCTGCGACCTCCCGGGGAGCGGCTACTGGTTCGCCCCGACGCTGTTCACGAACGTCACCCAGGCACACACCGTCGCCCGCGACGAGATCTTCGGCCCGGTGCTCTCGGTCCTCACCTTCCGTACGCCGGACGAGGCCGTCGCCAAGGCCAACAACACGCAGTACGGCCTTTCGGCGGGCATCTGGACCGAGAAGGGCTCCCGCATCCTGGCGGTGGCGAGCAAGCTCCGCGCGGGCGTGATCTGGTCCAACACGTTCAACAAGTTCGACCCGACCTCGCCGTTCGGCGGCTACAAGGAGTCGGGCTTCGGCCGCGAGGGCGGCCGCCACGGCCTGGAGGCGTACCTCGATGTCTGA
- a CDS encoding purine-nucleoside phosphorylase yields MNASLLPDDILGDPYAAADAAAARLRELTGAETHDVALVMGSGWAPAVDALGAPDAEFQVTELPGFPPPAVQGHGGKIRSYSFGDKRALVFLGRTHYYEGRGVAAVAHGVRTAVAAGCKTIVLTNGCGGLREGMRPGQPVLISDHINLTATSPIVGANFVDLTDLYSPRLRALCKEIDPTLEEGVYAQFPGPHYETPAEIRMARVIGADLVGMSTVLEAIAAREAGAEVLGISLVTNLAAGMTGEPLNHEEVLQAGRDSAARMGELLGQVLGKL; encoded by the coding sequence GTGAACGCATCTCTTCTTCCGGACGACATCCTGGGCGACCCCTACGCCGCCGCTGACGCCGCTGCCGCCCGCCTGCGCGAGCTCACGGGCGCCGAGACCCACGACGTCGCCCTCGTGATGGGCTCCGGCTGGGCTCCGGCCGTCGACGCCCTGGGCGCACCCGACGCCGAGTTCCAGGTCACCGAGCTGCCCGGCTTCCCGCCGCCGGCCGTCCAGGGGCACGGCGGCAAGATCCGCTCGTACTCCTTCGGTGACAAGCGCGCCCTGGTCTTCCTGGGCCGTACGCACTACTACGAGGGCCGCGGCGTCGCCGCCGTCGCGCACGGCGTCCGCACGGCCGTCGCCGCAGGCTGCAAGACCATCGTGCTCACCAACGGCTGCGGCGGTCTGCGCGAGGGCATGCGCCCCGGCCAGCCGGTCCTGATCAGCGACCACATCAACCTGACGGCCACGTCCCCGATCGTCGGCGCCAACTTCGTCGACCTGACGGACCTCTACTCCCCCCGTCTGCGCGCCCTGTGCAAGGAGATCGACCCCACCCTCGAAGAGGGCGTCTACGCACAGTTCCCCGGCCCGCACTACGAGACGCCGGCCGAGATCCGTATGGCCCGTGTGATCGGCGCCGACCTGGTCGGCATGTCCACGGTCCTCGAAGCGATCGCCGCACGCGAGGCGGGCGCCGAGGTGCTGGGCATCTCCCTGGTCACCAACCTCGCGGCAGGCATGACCGGCGAGCCCCTCAACCACGAAGAGGTCCTCCAGGCGGGCCGCGACTCGGCAGCGCGCATGGGCGAACTCCTGGGCCAGGTACTGGGCAAGCTGTAA
- a CDS encoding uridine kinase family protein, with protein sequence MSIHPPPPARVVLLCGPSGSGKSLVAARSGLPVLRLDDFYKEGDDPTLPLVDGSSDIDWDHPESWDADVAVEAIARLCATGSTPVPVYDISLSARTGERTLCIERTPLFIAEGIFAAEIVERCRELGLLADALCLNRGPAATFRRRFLRDLKEGRKSVPFLIRRGWRLMRAERSIVTRQVSLGAHPCDRDEALSRLAAAAAGRHAHAKNTATLT encoded by the coding sequence GTGAGCATTCATCCGCCGCCCCCCGCCCGTGTCGTGCTGCTGTGCGGCCCTTCGGGCTCTGGCAAGTCACTCGTCGCCGCCCGTTCCGGGCTGCCCGTTCTGCGCCTCGACGACTTCTACAAGGAGGGCGACGACCCGACCCTGCCCCTGGTGGACGGGAGTTCGGACATCGACTGGGACCACCCCGAGTCATGGGACGCGGACGTCGCGGTGGAGGCCATCGCCCGCCTCTGCGCGACGGGGTCGACGCCCGTTCCGGTGTACGACATCTCGCTGAGCGCCCGCACCGGAGAGCGGACGCTGTGCATCGAGCGCACGCCGCTGTTCATCGCCGAGGGCATCTTCGCCGCGGAGATCGTGGAGCGCTGCCGTGAGCTGGGCCTGCTGGCGGACGCCCTGTGCCTGAACCGCGGTCCGGCCGCCACCTTCCGCCGGCGTTTCCTGCGGGATCTCAAGGAGGGCCGCAAGTCGGTGCCGTTCCTGATCCGCCGCGGCTGGCGGCTGATGCGTGCCGAGCGCTCGATCGTGACCCGCCAGGTCTCCCTGGGTGCCCACCCCTGCGACCGCGACGAGGCCCTGAGCCGGCTGGCGGCCGCCGCGGCGGGGCGGCACGCACACGCGAAGAACACCGCGACCCTCACTTGA